Proteins from a genomic interval of Thermoanaerobacterium thermosaccharolyticum DSM 571:
- a CDS encoding TIGR02556 family CRISPR-associated protein yields the protein MLDAVKEIGEMAIKAENKSLLDVLIEDPNQNGAYKNIIAINFMIDGNDVTFRDVTIEQTDSSKVARYLYSSSGGNGPGYMPVAKITEPEKTFNGKILSWFKILSKKGLKIDNDEKKFLENLNKSLQENKDRILDDIIKFRGEFPKKEGLVLMIKFIENNVNKYIGDIPVFRKLLIDSDNDKYNKLSATDKVCSICGEKKDLVFGKVDTYAFYTIDKIGYIVGGFDEKKSWRNYPVCPDCRLKLEEGKKYIENNLTFRFYGLRYQLIPKFLIGEDFIREDIINIFKDTTKLVTLKDSTEKRVIGDEDDITYFLKDADDSLSLNYLFIQKQNSAERILLLIEDVFPSHLREIFSAKDSVEKMFGDNFTFRNIRNFLSKSDINKRDSDLDGYFLDITDRIFRGRKVDLNLLLKFIMKRVRDEFIEDRYYANATKDGIMAVTFLEKLGLIEMEVYEMEERQLSDFFKKYDKNFETPIKRGLVLLGALTELLLRKQYKDRGAKPFMKNLKSLKMDEKDIKGLLPKVQNKLEEYDSFDKGKRLLAKEVSNYLLLAGDNWHMPVDEINFYFACGINLTDEIAAIIYNKEEELQ from the coding sequence ATGCTGGATGCTGTAAAAGAAATAGGAGAGATGGCTATAAAGGCCGAGAACAAAAGTCTTTTAGATGTTTTAATAGAAGATCCTAATCAAAATGGAGCATACAAAAACATCATAGCAATAAACTTTATGATTGATGGAAATGATGTAACATTTAGAGATGTTACAATTGAACAGACAGACAGCTCAAAGGTAGCGAGGTATCTTTATTCCAGCTCTGGCGGAAATGGACCTGGGTACATGCCGGTTGCAAAGATAACAGAACCTGAAAAGACATTTAATGGGAAGATATTAAGCTGGTTTAAGATCTTAAGCAAAAAAGGCTTAAAAATTGACAACGATGAGAAGAAATTTTTAGAAAATCTCAACAAGTCGCTTCAGGAAAATAAAGATAGGATACTAGATGACATTATAAAGTTTAGAGGGGAATTCCCTAAAAAAGAAGGCCTTGTGCTGATGATTAAATTCATAGAGAACAATGTGAATAAGTACATTGGCGATATTCCTGTATTTAGGAAACTCCTTATCGATTCTGACAATGATAAGTACAATAAGTTGTCTGCCACGGATAAAGTGTGTTCCATATGTGGGGAGAAAAAGGACTTAGTCTTTGGAAAGGTTGATACATATGCATTTTACACCATTGATAAAATTGGATATATAGTAGGCGGCTTTGACGAGAAAAAGTCATGGCGTAATTATCCGGTATGTCCTGACTGCAGGCTTAAACTTGAGGAAGGGAAAAAGTATATAGAAAACAATTTGACGTTTAGATTTTATGGACTTAGATATCAATTAATACCAAAATTTTTGATAGGTGAAGATTTCATAAGAGAAGATATCATCAATATATTTAAGGATACGACTAAGCTTGTAACATTAAAAGACAGCACAGAGAAGAGAGTCATTGGCGATGAAGATGATATAACGTACTTTTTAAAAGATGCTGACGATTCCTTGTCTTTAAATTATCTTTTTATACAAAAACAAAATTCAGCTGAGAGGATATTACTTTTGATAGAAGATGTATTTCCATCCCATTTAAGAGAGATATTCAGCGCTAAAGACTCCGTTGAAAAAATGTTTGGAGATAACTTTACATTCAGGAATATACGAAACTTTTTATCAAAGTCAGATATAAATAAGAGAGACAGCGACCTAGACGGATACTTCCTGGACATAACAGACAGAATCTTTAGAGGAAGAAAAGTTGATTTAAATCTACTTTTAAAATTTATCATGAAGCGGGTGAGAGATGAATTTATTGAGGATCGTTATTATGCAAATGCTACAAAGGACGGAATTATGGCAGTAACATTTTTGGAAAAATTAGGTTTAATAGAGATGGAGGTTTATGAAATGGAAGAAAGACAATTATCAGATTTCTTCAAGAAGTACGACAAAAACTTTGAGACACCTATAAAAAGAGGGCTTGTACTATTAGGCGCCCTTACAGAGTTGCTTTTGAGAAAGCAGTATAAGGATAGAGGGGCTAAGCCTTTCATGAAAAATTTAAAAAGCCTTAAGATGGATGAAAAGGACATAAAAGGACTTCTGCCAAAAGTACAAAATAAACTTGAAGAGTACGACTCATTTGACAAAGGTAAAAGGCTACTGGCTAAAGAAGTATCAAATTATCTCCTTCTAGCTGGAGACAATTGGCACATGCCAGTAGATGAAATAAACTTCTATTTTGCCTGCGGCATAAATCTCACAGATGAGATAGCAGCTATAATTTATAATAAAGAGGAGGAATTACAATGA
- the cas5b gene encoding type I-B CRISPR-associated protein Cas5b has product MKSLIFDIYGDFGHFKKYYTTSSPLTFSFPPPPTIKGMLGAIGGISKTEYLKTFRSDKCKIAVRILRPVKKIRMGLNLINTKDNFWIPFKKKNHEARTQVKMELLKDPMYRIYFSHEDDELFNDIVEKVRNHHNVYTLSLGLSEMIADYRFVDVKDAFETGDVETEISSVLPYKYILDNKIVFEDGKKYFKEKIPFDMDEDRVVLDYSDVVYEANGKSIRSYVSKSWVIDDEYVMFF; this is encoded by the coding sequence ATGAAATCATTGATATTCGATATATATGGCGATTTTGGACATTTTAAGAAGTACTATACCACATCGTCACCGCTTACATTTTCATTTCCGCCACCTCCTACAATCAAAGGGATGCTAGGGGCAATAGGTGGCATAAGCAAAACAGAATATTTAAAGACTTTTAGATCTGATAAGTGCAAAATCGCTGTTAGAATTCTAAGACCAGTAAAAAAGATAAGGATGGGTCTTAACCTTATAAATACAAAGGACAATTTTTGGATTCCGTTTAAAAAGAAGAATCACGAGGCACGCACACAGGTAAAGATGGAGCTTTTAAAAGATCCTATGTACAGGATATACTTTTCTCATGAAGATGACGAACTTTTTAATGACATTGTTGAAAAAGTGAGAAACCATCACAATGTTTACACATTATCTTTAGGCTTAAGCGAAATGATAGCAGATTACAGATTTGTTGACGTCAAAGATGCTTTTGAGACGGGAGATGTTGAGACTGAGATATCATCAGTGTTGCCATATAAGTACATTTTAGATAATAAAATAGTTTTTGAAGACGGAAAGAAATATTTTAAAGAAAAGATACCTTTTGATATGGATGAAGATAGAGTCGTGCTAGACTATTCAGATGTGGTCTATGAGGCAAATGGCAAAAGCATTAGGTCATACGTATCAAAAAGTTGGGTGATAGATGATGAATACGTCATGTTTTTCTAG
- a CDS encoding CRISPR-associated helicase/endonuclease Cas3 yields the protein MNTSCFSSLYSHPNKYLEDHLSGSAHLIEKFSDESSTNLLDDKLISRLTKVIALCHDLGKSTRYFQDYLSADDSEKKNMKSMKETHHSLISAVIAFFVIKEEINKHAAYNDVKTLLPFIAYIVIKKHHGNLNDVVTEASLDDSDIDTMKSQLQSIDEEKFSILSDNLVKAGLDVKLDKNTINHYIENIKNELRNVKRYIRRINEKSDLSYYILINYIFSLLIDSDKSEVVIGRNFSRSYVELPSDLVDKYKSQMSYKENKINSLREDAYREVNSSEINFDDRILSINLPTGLGKTLASISFALRLREKLYKTFNKNYRIIYSLPFLSIIEQNFQEFEKILKGNNINTSTNVLLKHHHLSEMKYTDDDTEFDTDSSKIMIEGWNSEIIVTTFIQLFHTLLSNKNKSLRKFHRIANSIIILDEIQSIPFYYWKLVKEILQAVAFKLNSYVIFVTATQPMIFGNDEIRQLTDKRKYFNQMDRVVIKPVLDRNIHLSELVDMFDLKDGRSYLFILNTIASAKQFYELLKQKLPDEEIVYMSTHIVPFERLERIELIKSKKVKYAVTTQLVEAGVDIDFDVVVRDIAPLDSINQSAGRCNRNWQKSGEVYVVSLIDENDKKYSSRIYDKVMINITEKILSQYDEIGEKDFLNIIDRYYTAISENLSSDAAINILNAVYKLKYDSDDGTPSISKFKLIDDGYYKVDAYIEYNDEAIELWQRYLELKNVKNLFKRRNIFNEFKADFYKYVISIPEKTENMPADVEGFKYVNSDSINEYYDKETGFITKGVLSIW from the coding sequence ATGAATACGTCATGTTTTTCTAGCCTTTATTCTCATCCTAATAAGTATTTAGAAGACCATCTATCGGGCAGTGCACATTTGATAGAGAAGTTTTCGGATGAGAGCAGTACTAATCTCTTAGATGATAAATTAATATCAAGACTTACCAAAGTCATAGCTTTATGCCATGACCTTGGTAAGTCGACACGCTATTTTCAAGATTATTTGTCTGCTGATGACAGTGAAAAAAAGAACATGAAATCAATGAAAGAAACTCACCATTCGCTGATATCAGCGGTGATAGCTTTTTTCGTCATAAAAGAAGAAATAAATAAACATGCCGCCTATAATGACGTTAAAACATTGTTGCCATTTATTGCATATATAGTTATTAAAAAACATCATGGAAATCTCAATGATGTTGTAACTGAAGCGTCTTTAGACGATAGCGACATTGATACGATGAAGTCCCAGCTTCAAAGCATAGATGAAGAAAAGTTCAGCATTTTAAGTGATAATTTGGTAAAAGCAGGCCTTGATGTCAAACTAGATAAAAACACTATTAATCACTACATAGAAAATATAAAAAACGAATTGAGAAACGTTAAAAGATATATTAGGAGAATCAATGAAAAAAGCGATTTATCTTATTACATACTTATAAATTACATATTTTCACTACTTATCGATTCGGATAAAAGCGAAGTCGTAATTGGTAGAAACTTTTCGCGGTCTTATGTAGAATTACCATCAGATTTAGTTGATAAGTATAAATCGCAAATGTCGTACAAAGAAAACAAAATTAATTCTTTAAGGGAAGATGCGTATAGAGAAGTAAATAGCAGTGAAATAAATTTTGACGATAGAATTTTATCAATAAATTTGCCGACTGGACTTGGAAAGACATTGGCGTCGATATCATTTGCTTTAAGATTGAGAGAAAAACTTTATAAGACTTTTAACAAAAATTACAGGATAATATATTCACTACCATTTTTAAGCATAATAGAACAGAACTTTCAAGAATTTGAAAAGATATTAAAGGGAAATAACATAAATACCAGCACGAATGTACTGCTTAAACATCACCATCTTTCTGAGATGAAGTATACAGACGATGATACCGAATTTGACACAGACAGCTCAAAGATTATGATTGAGGGCTGGAACTCGGAAATCATAGTGACTACATTTATTCAGCTTTTTCATACACTTTTATCTAATAAAAACAAATCATTGAGGAAGTTTCATAGAATTGCCAATTCTATAATCATACTTGATGAAATACAGTCAATACCATTTTACTACTGGAAACTTGTAAAAGAGATATTGCAGGCTGTTGCATTTAAATTGAATTCATACGTGATATTTGTAACAGCTACACAGCCAATGATATTTGGAAATGACGAGATAAGGCAGCTTACTGACAAAAGAAAATATTTTAACCAAATGGACAGAGTCGTAATAAAACCAGTTTTAGATAGGAATATTCATCTAAGTGAACTTGTGGATATGTTTGATTTAAAGGACGGGAGAAGTTATTTATTCATATTGAATACAATTGCATCTGCAAAACAATTCTATGAATTATTAAAACAAAAATTGCCAGATGAAGAAATAGTATACATGTCTACACACATCGTTCCATTTGAAAGGCTTGAAAGAATAGAATTGATAAAGAGTAAAAAGGTGAAATACGCAGTTACAACACAGCTGGTAGAAGCAGGTGTTGATATTGATTTTGATGTGGTGGTGAGGGATATAGCTCCGCTTGATTCAATAAACCAATCAGCAGGAAGATGCAATAGGAATTGGCAAAAATCAGGGGAAGTATATGTAGTATCATTAATTGATGAAAATGATAAAAAATATTCTTCTAGAATCTATGATAAAGTGATGATTAACATCACTGAAAAAATACTGTCCCAATATGATGAAATAGGTGAGAAAGATTTTTTAAATATAATAGATCGCTATTATACTGCTATATCAGAGAATCTTTCATCAGATGCAGCAATTAATATTTTAAATGCGGTATACAAATTAAAATATGATAGTGATGACGGCACACCCAGCATAAGCAAATTTAAGCTTATAGATGACGGATATTACAAAGTTGATGCATATATAGAGTATAATGATGAGGCAATTGAACTATGGCAAAGATATTTAGAACTTAAAAATGTAAAAAATCTTTTTAAAAGAAGAAACATATTTAATGAGTTTAAAGCTGATTTTTATAAATATGTAATTTCA
- the cas6 gene encoding CRISPR-associated endoribonuclease Cas6, translating to MRVMLEFIGDKDLHLPIQYNHIVQGFIYNNMTDGDFSAFMHDEGFKHGKRKFKLFTYSRLEGEFRLLKKEEKIVLKPPFKLTISSPIDEFIFDISQNMFKKDFCTFNNQTFQLSSINIENPPVFRDRARIKFLSPVVMYSTIEDKGIKYTYYYSPWNDNFSDLLLNNLIKKYEVIYGEGVRDPYFKLYPIGRENMKYQKVMKYKNTVIKGWMGIYDVECNPDLLKVAYYSGLGAKNSQGFGCFEIL from the coding sequence ATGAGGGTAATGTTGGAGTTCATAGGTGACAAAGACTTACATCTTCCGATACAGTACAACCACATAGTGCAGGGATTCATATACAACAACATGACAGATGGAGACTTTAGTGCATTTATGCACGATGAGGGATTTAAGCATGGCAAAAGGAAGTTTAAATTATTTACGTATTCTAGGTTAGAAGGAGAATTTAGGCTTCTAAAAAAAGAAGAAAAGATTGTATTAAAGCCGCCTTTCAAGCTTACAATATCATCTCCAATTGACGAATTCATATTTGATATTTCTCAAAATATGTTTAAGAAGGATTTCTGCACTTTTAACAATCAAACATTTCAGTTAAGCTCTATAAATATAGAAAATCCTCCTGTATTTAGAGATAGGGCAAGGATAAAGTTTTTGTCGCCTGTAGTAATGTATTCTACTATTGAGGATAAAGGGATTAAGTATACTTATTACTATTCCCCTTGGAATGACAACTTTTCTGATCTCTTGCTTAATAACCTTATTAAGAAGTATGAAGTCATATATGGGGAGGGTGTAAGAGATCCATATTTTAAACTTTATCCCATAGGCAGGGAAAATATGAAGTATCAAAAAGTTATGAAGTACAAAAACACAGTCATAAAGGGCTGGATGGGGATTTATGATGTTGAATGCAACCCTGATCTTTTGAAGGTTGCATACTACTCAGGCCTTGGAGCTAAAAACTCGCAAGGGTTTGGCTGCTTTGAAATATTGTAG
- the cas7b gene encoding type I-B CRISPR-associated protein Cas7/Csh2 has protein sequence MNSTIKNRSEILFLYDVSFANPNGDPVDENKPRIDEETGINIVTDVRLKRTIRDYLAEYKGKDVFILETRDKDGKLRTKDDRISDFGSNEDIIEKCIDVRLFGATTAVKDKTMTLTGPVQFGYGRSLHKVNMTYIKGTTVMPSQSGNNQGTFTEKYILPYSLISFYGIVNENAAKNQNIPLTDEDIDLMLEAMWNGTKNLMSNSKMGHMPRFLLQVVMKEKNYQIGELNKRIKFVHDVEDEELRDIKDGKIEIKELVESLNANKDKISAVRYVADERVVFSLNGDVCDIDDVLKGFSVEKLSF, from the coding sequence ATGAATAGCACAATAAAAAATCGTTCAGAGATACTTTTTCTTTATGATGTAAGCTTTGCAAATCCAAATGGAGATCCTGTAGATGAAAACAAGCCTAGGATCGACGAAGAGACAGGCATAAACATTGTGACAGATGTAAGACTTAAAAGGACTATAAGAGATTACCTGGCAGAATACAAAGGAAAAGATGTCTTTATCTTAGAGACGAGAGATAAAGATGGGAAACTGCGGACAAAAGATGACAGAATAAGCGATTTTGGGTCCAATGAAGACATCATAGAAAAGTGCATAGATGTAAGACTGTTTGGTGCTACAACAGCGGTAAAAGATAAAACCATGACTTTGACAGGGCCTGTTCAATTTGGATACGGAAGGTCACTTCACAAGGTTAATATGACGTATATAAAAGGTACAACTGTAATGCCATCACAAAGCGGTAACAATCAGGGCACATTTACAGAGAAATATATACTTCCATATTCACTTATATCATTTTATGGAATTGTAAATGAAAATGCAGCAAAAAATCAAAATATACCACTTACAGATGAAGACATAGACTTGATGTTGGAAGCAATGTGGAATGGCACCAAAAACCTCATGTCAAATTCAAAGATGGGCCATATGCCGAGATTTTTGCTTCAAGTAGTTATGAAAGAAAAAAACTACCAGATAGGTGAGTTAAATAAAAGGATAAAATTTGTTCATGATGTAGAAGATGAGGAATTGAGGGACATTAAAGATGGCAAGATTGAGATAAAAGAATTAGTCGAAAGCCTAAATGCAAACAAAGACAAGATAAGCGCAGTAAGGTATGTGGCCGATGAAAGGGTGGTTTTCTCTTTAAATGGTGATGTTTGTGATATCGACGATGTGCTAAAAGGATTCTCCGTCGAGAAATTAAGCTTTTAA
- a CDS encoding RAMP superfamily CRISPR-associated protein, with protein MKKRFGIVVKLKSPMCIATGSSIGSLVDKYFVKDRSGKPYIPASTIKGIMRQNFMSLVDEEHHDDMKCMCPVCKVFGSPGYNPSKLYIDDLLLDDDVANIGSRTVRHSTSVDRYRKVAKDNSLTSMEVYEGGTFKGTMDLYLDESTEKYEELILISLKIIESIGAGKSRGYGWVHVDVKEGDE; from the coding sequence TTGAAAAAGAGATTTGGTATAGTCGTAAAATTAAAATCTCCAATGTGCATTGCTACAGGCAGTAGCATTGGTAGTCTTGTAGATAAATACTTTGTAAAAGATAGAAGTGGAAAACCTTATATACCTGCATCCACAATAAAAGGAATCATGAGGCAAAACTTCATGTCTTTAGTCGATGAAGAGCATCATGACGATATGAAGTGCATGTGTCCTGTATGCAAGGTTTTTGGTTCACCTGGATATAACCCATCTAAATTATATATAGATGACTTATTATTAGATGATGATGTGGCTAACATTGGCAGTAGAACTGTAAGGCATTCAACGTCTGTTGATAGGTATAGAAAAGTGGCAAAAGACAATTCGTTAACCTCAATGGAAGTCTACGAAGGCGGTACATTCAAAGGGACAATGGACTTATACTTGGATGAAAGTACAGAGAAATATGAAGAACTCATTTTGATATCTTTAAAAATTATAGAAAGCATTGGGGCAGGTAAAAGCAGAGGATATGGATGGGTTCATGTTGATGTTAAGGAGGGGGATGAATGA
- a CDS encoding RAMP superfamily CRISPR-associated protein, whose amino-acid sequence MIKVKLNLISPLIAGGRNLIGNFLSTKDYIPGDVIRAAIAREILRNCPLYDVDKPDKDGRYNWIYIRDDEKCSRCKYKDWCRNFSNIRFYNFYYDGARPFPLSAMKCKYHNDHGLVDVLFDRKSECPRCKERIEFATGFYKDGKMVDVPKRLFTRTAIDPYTKTARDGGLYSILAIEEGLTFEGYVDGTNELEEFKMLRIGADTSSGFGKCEIEICSEGARNEVDLIERIEKLNKIVGKRQYGGKTYKSLITLDFYSDMIPDIDYNIPLKTTDDYKELWKKILNLGFDYDVIKVYSESNLYRGYDTSKPVEDMRESPSVYIEKGSVVLIGTDENIDDIKDKLYSVEKSGIGQNTANGYGNVKICDEIHLNGGN is encoded by the coding sequence ATGATAAAGGTAAAGCTAAACCTGATTTCACCTCTTATAGCAGGTGGCAGAAACTTAATCGGCAATTTTCTAAGCACTAAGGATTATATTCCTGGTGACGTTATAAGGGCAGCTATTGCAAGAGAGATTTTGAGGAATTGTCCACTGTACGATGTAGATAAACCAGATAAAGATGGCAGGTACAATTGGATATATATAAGAGATGATGAAAAATGCAGCAGATGTAAGTATAAAGATTGGTGTAGGAATTTTAGCAATATAAGATTTTACAACTTCTATTATGATGGTGCAAGGCCATTTCCACTTTCTGCAATGAAATGCAAGTATCACAATGACCATGGTCTTGTAGATGTGCTTTTTGATAGAAAGAGTGAATGTCCAAGATGCAAAGAGAGAATAGAGTTTGCCACAGGTTTTTATAAAGATGGGAAAATGGTAGATGTCCCTAAAAGGCTTTTTACAAGAACAGCAATCGATCCGTATACAAAGACAGCAAGAGATGGAGGACTGTACAGCATATTAGCAATAGAGGAAGGCCTTACATTTGAAGGGTATGTAGATGGAACAAATGAACTTGAAGAATTTAAAATGCTTAGGATTGGTGCAGATACTTCAAGTGGATTCGGCAAATGCGAGATCGAAATATGCAGTGAAGGTGCAAGGAATGAAGTCGATTTGATAGAAAGAATCGAGAAATTAAATAAAATTGTTGGCAAAAGGCAGTACGGTGGTAAGACATATAAGTCGCTTATAACACTTGATTTTTATTCAGACATGATACCTGATATAGACTATAATATTCCTTTAAAGACGACAGATGATTACAAAGAATTGTGGAAGAAAATATTAAATCTTGGGTTTGATTATGACGTGATAAAAGTTTACTCAGAAAGCAATCTATACAGAGGATACGATACATCAAAGCCAGTGGAAGACATGAGGGAAAGCCCATCAGTTTATATAGAAAAAGGCTCTGTTGTTTTAATCGGTACAGATGAGAACATTGATGATATTAAAGATAAGCTGTATTCTGTGGAGAAGTCAGGTATTGGCCAAAATACTGCAAATGGATATGGGAATGTGAAGATTTGTGATGAAATACATTTGAATGGAGGTAATTAG
- the csx7 gene encoding type III CRISPR-associated RAMP protein Csx7 has translation MFDKFENRYIVKGTIVALKPIHIGKGQESMDPTEVDSPVIKDENGRPLIPGSSLKGVLRSFVERVLSSGAFEGYRSCLIVNDEPCVNGDYVKKLKDKYDKDYKKIAEEIYERSCNVCRLFGSNNLAAKLTIKDLNSIDEKTFFDMRDGVGIDRDTGTAKDGKKYNYEITPSGTKFELYMTGDNLDDDDLELLKLCLNVLKNGQISVGGMTSRGLGTIKLIDEKIYKVDKSNLKEYVSNGLSEEMRWNDV, from the coding sequence ATGTTTGATAAATTTGAAAATAGATACATTGTGAAAGGTACAATTGTAGCTTTAAAGCCTATTCACATAGGTAAAGGCCAAGAAAGCATGGATCCGACTGAAGTTGATTCACCAGTAATAAAAGATGAAAATGGGCGACCTTTAATACCTGGCTCAAGTTTAAAAGGAGTCCTTAGAAGCTTTGTTGAAAGAGTCCTTTCAAGCGGCGCTTTTGAAGGTTACAGGTCATGTCTAATAGTTAATGATGAACCTTGTGTAAATGGTGATTATGTTAAAAAGTTAAAAGATAAGTACGACAAAGATTATAAAAAAATTGCTGAAGAAATATATGAAAGGTCGTGCAATGTTTGCAGACTGTTTGGCTCAAACAATTTAGCAGCAAAACTTACTATAAAAGATTTAAACTCGATAGATGAAAAGACTTTTTTTGACATGAGGGATGGTGTTGGGATAGACAGAGATACAGGCACTGCAAAAGATGGAAAGAAGTACAATTACGAGATCACTCCATCAGGTACGAAGTTTGAGCTTTATATGACAGGGGATAATTTGGATGACGACGATTTAGAACTTTTAAAACTTTGCTTAAATGTGCTTAAAAATGGGCAGATATCAGTAGGAGGAATGACAAGCAGAGGTTTAGGAACTATTAAGCTTATTGACGAGAAGATCTACAAAGTCGATAAATCCAATCTAAAAGAGTACGTATCTAATGGTTTAAGTGAAGAAATGAGGTGGAATGATGTTTAA
- a CDS encoding RAMP superfamily CRISPR-associated protein — translation MKPYNFVPILGAKTYIKSPDVKSGKLRISIEVVTPVHIFSGYYNENGNMVYKEFAKYNGKYIIPGSSLKGCVRTIAESVSRSCISTNQNLYKIGKNVRDRNDCIICDMFGSLGKKSRLRFADLELVKNNGVDIINIPTFYGPRPENKNYYAADGKFKGIKFYSHGDENIIEKGTMPCEFVMPGSIFEGNVFYEDLDDNQLDLLCFSLGLGGDIYLKLGYGKPAYYGSVKMKSIDDKIDASKRASRYGMKDNDVAKNVKRLKELLSWDKRHTKSVWRTVNNQRGY, via the coding sequence ATGAAACCTTATAACTTCGTACCTATATTAGGTGCTAAAACATATATAAAATCGCCAGATGTAAAGAGTGGTAAGCTTAGAATAAGCATTGAGGTAGTAACACCAGTTCATATATTTTCAGGGTATTACAACGAAAATGGGAATATGGTATATAAAGAATTTGCAAAATACAATGGCAAATACATCATACCTGGCTCATCTTTGAAAGGATGTGTAAGGACGATAGCTGAAAGTGTTTCAAGGAGCTGTATAAGCACCAACCAGAACTTGTATAAGATTGGCAAGAACGTAAGGGACAGAAATGACTGCATAATTTGCGACATGTTTGGCTCATTAGGCAAGAAAAGCAGGTTAAGGTTTGCTGATTTGGAGCTTGTGAAAAATAACGGTGTAGATATAATAAATATTCCAACATTTTACGGACCAAGGCCAGAGAACAAGAACTATTATGCTGCCGATGGAAAATTTAAGGGCATAAAATTTTACAGCCATGGAGATGAAAATATAATAGAAAAAGGTACAATGCCGTGTGAATTTGTGATGCCCGGAAGCATTTTTGAGGGAAACGTGTTTTACGAAGATTTAGACGATAACCAATTAGATCTCCTCTGTTTTTCTTTGGGATTAGGTGGAGACATCTATCTTAAGTTAGGTTATGGAAAGCCTGCTTATTATGGTTCTGTAAAAATGAAATCAATAGACGATAAGATTGATGCATCAAAAAGAGCCAGCAGGTATGGAATGAAGGATAATGACGTAGCTAAAAATGTAAAAAGGTTGAAAGAGTTGCTTTCATGGGACAAGAGGCATACAAAGAGTGTATGGCGTACTGTAAACAATCAAAGAGGATATTGA
- a CDS encoding RAMP superfamily CRISPR-associated protein: protein MFKELHNEGYLKFYLKTMSPLSIKAADNNDFDPTVPDNKFLRSYKDGKLTVVMPGSSIKGVFRSRAEKKLKGCDIFGSEYCGKKLSSSMDGKERYKESCPACKMFGNTALKSRILFKDAYPIGEIKMGKRKNVAIDRITGASKRNALFEPEVVEDGTFECEIKMENVFNWQIKVLTEILDEIDDGYVVFGGITSRGFGRMAVQNVQFTMRYYDRKNISGYEDYGFYIERKFDRETLREKLSRLALDDECFGKVEFDETL from the coding sequence ATGTTTAAAGAACTACACAATGAAGGATATCTCAAATTTTATTTAAAGACCATGAGCCCTCTTTCAATAAAAGCGGCTGACAACAATGATTTTGATCCAACGGTGCCTGATAACAAATTTTTAAGGTCTTATAAAGATGGTAAGTTAACGGTAGTAATGCCTGGCAGCAGTATAAAAGGTGTATTTAGAAGTAGGGCAGAGAAAAAGTTAAAAGGCTGTGATATATTTGGATCTGAATATTGCGGAAAGAAGCTTAGTAGCAGTATGGATGGAAAAGAGCGGTACAAAGAAAGCTGTCCTGCATGTAAAATGTTTGGCAATACTGCTTTAAAGAGCCGAATTCTATTTAAAGATGCTTATCCAATAGGGGAAATTAAGATGGGCAAGAGAAAGAATGTAGCCATCGATAGAATAACAGGGGCATCGAAAAGAAATGCGTTATTTGAGCCTGAAGTTGTAGAAGATGGTACATTTGAATGCGAAATAAAAATGGAGAATGTGTTTAATTGGCAGATTAAAGTGCTTACGGAAATATTAGATGAAATCGACGATGGGTATGTGGTCTTTGGAGGTATAACATCCAGGGGTTTCGGCCGTATGGCTGTACAAAATGTTCAGTTTACAATGAGATACTACGATAGAAAAAACATATCAGGTTATGAAGATTATGGATTTTACATAGAGAGAAAGTTTGATAGAGAAACATTAAGAGAAAAGTTGTCCAGGTTGGCATTGGATGATGAGTGTTTTGGGAAGGTGGAGTTTGATGAAACCTTATAA